The Desulfobacterales bacterium sequence TAATTGAATAATTAGCCGGATAAATGTCAAATGCTGATTGGGAAAATTGTCGGGGTTCATGGCCTTAAAGGGACGCTCAAGGTTCTTTCTTATGTTGAATCCGTGTCTTTTTTTAAGCCGGGAAGTTCGATTCGTGTAAAAAATCAAAACGGTATCGAGTCCATCTATACGCTCAAATGGGTTAAACCGCACAAGCGCGGTCTCCTGTTTCAGATTGAAGATGTAAATGACTGTGATATGGCCCAGCCGCTGATCGGATCGATGCTGCACATCGATAGAGAAGCGCTGCCGGACATAGAAAATGGAACCTACTACTGGGTGGATCTTATCGGGCTTTCTGTCGTTACATCCGATAATATCTGTATCGGACGCGTGGAATCCATATTTCCGACCGGGAGCAATGATGTCCTGGTTGTGAAAGACAACGGTAATGAAATTCTAGTTCCGGCTCTGG is a genomic window containing:
- the rimM gene encoding ribosome maturation factor RimM (Essential for efficient processing of 16S rRNA) encodes the protein MLIGKIVGVHGLKGTLKVLSYVESVSFFKPGSSIRVKNQNGIESIYTLKWVKPHKRGLLFQIEDVNDCDMAQPLIGSMLHIDREALPDIENGTYYWVDLIGLSVVTSDNICIGRVESIFPTGSNDVLVVKDNGNEILVPALESVIREVDLENGTLVVDLPEGL